One genomic region from uncultured Cohaesibacter sp. encodes:
- the rpsP gene encoding 30S ribosomal protein S16 → MALKIRLARGGSKKRPYYRIVIADVRSPRDGRFIDKVGSYNPLLPKDSEQRVQLDVERIQHWIEKGAKPTDRVLRFLDAAGLATRPARNNPKKALPGAKAQERLEEQRMKEEEAAAAAAEAAAEAEAPAEEASAE, encoded by the coding sequence ATGGCACTGAAAATTCGTCTGGCCCGCGGCGGCTCCAAAAAACGTCCTTACTACCGCATCGTTATCGCTGATGTGCGCTCTCCTCGTGATGGCCGCTTCATCGACAAGGTTGGGTCTTACAACCCGCTGCTTCCAAAAGATTCCGAACAGCGCGTTCAGCTCGACGTAGAGCGCATCCAGCACTGGATTGAAAAGGGCGCAAAGCCGACTGACCGTGTTCTGCGCTTCCTGGATGCTGCTGGTCTGGCAACCCGTCCTGCTCGCAACAACCCGAAAAAAGCTCTGCCGGGTGCGAAAGCTCAGGAACGTCTTGAAGAACAGCGCATGAAAGAAGAAGAAGCTGCTGCTGCAGCTGCCGAGGCTGCTGCTGAAGCAGAAGCTCCGGCTGAAGAAGCAAGCGCTGAGTAA
- the ffh gene encoding signal recognition particle protein, producing the protein MFESLSDRLSGIFDKLSKRGALSESDVNAALREVRRALIEADVALDVVRQFTEQVKQKAVGVEVIKSVSPGQMVIKLVHDQMVEMLGADAKVIDLNAPSPVPIMMVGLQGSGKTTSTAKIALRLQTRDRKKVLMASLDTRRPAAQEQLRVLGEQNDIATLPIVAGQTPTQIAERAINAAKLGGFDVVMLDTAGRTHVDEPLMVEMEEIRKVTNPHEILLVADSLTGQDAVNVAKSFDERCDVTGIVLTRVDGDGRGGAALSMRAVTGKPIKLMGTGEKADALEEFHPERIAGRILGMGDIVSLVEKAAENIDAEKAAAAAEKLRKGKFDLEDLKDQLGQMAKLGGMSGIMGLMPGIGKLKKQMSAANLDDSVVNRQVAIINSMTRAERRNPKLLNASRKKRVAAGAGVQVSEINKLLKMHRQMADMMKMLGKKKGGLGGLFGGGMPQVDPAQLEEMQKSGQMPSMGDMAKGMGGGLPGGGLPGGLPGGLPGGMPGLPGLGGPKFPGLGGMPGKGKKKR; encoded by the coding sequence ATGTTTGAATCGCTATCAGATCGCCTAAGCGGCATTTTTGACAAGCTCTCCAAGCGCGGTGCGCTTAGCGAGTCCGATGTCAATGCTGCCCTGCGCGAAGTTCGTCGCGCCCTGATCGAAGCGGACGTTGCTCTGGATGTCGTGCGCCAGTTCACCGAGCAGGTGAAACAGAAGGCGGTTGGCGTTGAAGTGATCAAGTCGGTTAGCCCGGGGCAGATGGTGATCAAGCTGGTGCATGACCAGATGGTCGAAATGCTCGGCGCCGACGCAAAGGTTATTGATCTAAACGCTCCATCGCCTGTGCCCATCATGATGGTTGGTCTTCAGGGGTCTGGTAAAACCACCTCGACGGCCAAGATCGCACTGCGCTTGCAGACCCGTGATCGCAAGAAGGTTTTGATGGCCTCGCTCGATACCCGCCGTCCTGCCGCGCAAGAACAGCTGCGGGTGCTGGGTGAACAGAATGACATCGCGACGCTGCCGATCGTGGCTGGCCAGACGCCGACACAGATCGCAGAACGCGCCATTAACGCTGCCAAGCTCGGTGGTTTTGATGTGGTCATGCTCGATACCGCAGGCCGGACCCATGTGGATGAACCTCTCATGGTTGAGATGGAAGAAATCCGCAAGGTTACCAACCCGCATGAAATTCTGCTGGTTGCCGATAGCCTGACCGGTCAGGACGCCGTCAATGTGGCCAAAAGCTTTGACGAGCGCTGCGATGTCACCGGCATCGTACTGACCCGTGTTGATGGTGACGGACGCGGTGGTGCGGCTCTTTCCATGCGCGCTGTTACCGGCAAGCCGATCAAACTGATGGGTACCGGCGAAAAAGCCGATGCGCTGGAAGAATTCCATCCCGAACGTATTGCCGGCCGTATTCTGGGCATGGGCGATATTGTTTCGCTGGTTGAAAAAGCAGCCGAAAATATCGATGCCGAAAAGGCTGCCGCCGCCGCTGAAAAGCTCCGCAAAGGCAAATTCGATCTTGAGGATCTCAAGGATCAGTTGGGCCAGATGGCCAAGCTGGGCGGTATGAGCGGCATCATGGGGTTGATGCCGGGCATCGGCAAATTGAAAAAGCAGATGTCTGCTGCCAATCTTGATGATTCCGTCGTCAACCGTCAGGTGGCGATCATCAATTCCATGACCCGGGCCGAGCGGCGCAATCCCAAGCTGCTCAATGCAAGCCGCAAGAAGCGCGTTGCCGCTGGTGCTGGCGTGCAGGTGTCCGAAATCAACAAGCTTCTCAAAATGCATCGCCAGATGGCGGACATGATGAAGATGCTGGGCAAGAAAAAGGGCGGCCTTGGCGGCCTGTTCGGTGGCGGCATGCCCCAGGTAGATCCTGCCCAGCTTGAAGAAATGCAGAAATCCGGTCAGATGCCCAGTATGGGCGATATGGCCAAAGGAATGGGTGGTGGCCTGCCTGGTGGCGGTCTCCCCGGAGGTCTTCCAGGAGGATTGCCCGGCGGTATGCCAGGTCTTCCCGGTCTGGGCGGCCCGAAATTTCCCGGTCTGGGCGGTATGCCCGGCAAAGGTAAGAAGAAACGCTAA
- a CDS encoding HAD family hydrolase: protein MTSLFFDLDGTLTDPKAGIISSTHYALDKLGISEIPDDLDWVIGPPLQESFAVMVGPERAEEGVLAYREHYSVTGLFENEVYAGIPELLTELKAAGHPLYVATSKPHVFANPILERFELASYFDAVFGAELDGTRGNKADLLTYALEKTGANASSSVMIGDRKHDILGGKANGMKTVSLLWGYGSREEFETAGTDKIVATIDELRAELL, encoded by the coding sequence ATGACTTCTCTTTTCTTTGACCTCGATGGAACCCTGACCGATCCAAAGGCAGGAATCATCAGTTCTACCCATTATGCTCTCGACAAACTCGGGATTTCCGAGATTCCGGACGATCTCGACTGGGTCATTGGCCCTCCATTGCAGGAAAGCTTTGCTGTGATGGTTGGTCCCGAACGCGCAGAAGAGGGGGTCCTTGCCTATCGCGAGCATTACTCGGTGACGGGCCTGTTTGAAAATGAGGTCTATGCGGGCATCCCGGAGCTGCTGACTGAGTTGAAGGCTGCCGGGCATCCTCTTTATGTGGCAACCTCCAAGCCGCATGTTTTTGCCAATCCGATTCTCGAGCGCTTTGAATTGGCCTCCTATTTTGATGCCGTGTTCGGGGCCGAACTGGACGGAACACGGGGCAACAAGGCCGATCTTCTGACCTATGCGCTGGAAAAGACAGGGGCCAATGCGTCAAGCTCGGTGATGATAGGAGACCGCAAACATGATATTCTGGGTGGCAAGGCCAATGGCATGAAGACCGTTTCCCTGCTTTGGGGCTATGGGTCCAGAGAAGAGTTTGAAACGGCGGGAACAGACAAGATTGTCGCCACCATTGATGAATTGCGTGCTGAACTTTTGTAA